Proteins from a single region of Strix aluco isolate bStrAlu1 chromosome 5, bStrAlu1.hap1, whole genome shotgun sequence:
- the WBP2NL gene encoding postacrosomal sheath WW domain-binding protein isoform X1, giving the protein MALNRNHSQEGGVVIPNAESVLKQCKDVELSFSDVTGKPEAFKGTKKGMLYLTPYRMIFVSKGKDPMLSFMMPFYLVKGCSIEQPVFSANYIKGQIQAEAGGGWEGQGTFKLTFNSGGAIEFGQLMFKAASNASSGVPLQNPGYGYTPVPGGYTPTPPAPGGYSSVPGGYAAPPPPNGPYPYAPPPMNAYGPSPQPMGYPYAQTPGIYPPLPNMNPMYVPPPPPYSGPSPAGPSAPSAPPAWVGPGMPGGSKAMEAASSAYYNPANPHNVYMPMDQPPPYAPPEDKKNN; this is encoded by the exons ATGGCGCTGAACAGGAACCACTCGCAGGAGGGTGGTGTCGTCATCCCCAATGCTGAGAG TGTTCTCAAACAGTGTAAAGATGTGGAGCTCTCCTTCAGTGACGTGACGGGCAAGCCTGAAGCCTTCAAAGGCACCAAGAAAGGGATGCTGTATCTCACCCCTTACAGG ATGATCTTTGTGTCGAAGGGCAAGGATCCTATGCTGTCTTTCATGATGCCGTTTTATTTGGTGAAAGGATGCTCAATCGAGCAGCCTGTTTTCTCTGCCAACTACATCAAAGGACAGATTCAAGCCGAGGCAGGAG GTggctgggaagggcaggggaCATTTAAACTGACTTTCAACAGTGGAGGAGCAATTGAGTTTGGACAGCTGATGTTCAAAGCTGCCTCTAATG CTTCTAGTGGCGTTCCTCTCCAGAACCCTGGCTATGGCTACACACCTGTGCCCGGAGGGTACACACCCACCCCGCCTGCTCCTGGGGGTTATTCGTCTGTGCCGGGGGGCTATGCTGCTCCTCCACCACCAAACGGACCCTATCCTTATGCACCACCTCCGATGAATGCCTATGGACCTTCTCCACAGCCTATGGGATATCCATATGCCCAGACTCCAG GTATTTACCCACCACTTCCAAACATGAACCCCATGTATgtgccaccccctcccccctACTCTGGGCCATCTCCTGCAGGACCCTCAGccccctcagctcccccagcCTGGGTGGGCCCAGGAATGCCAG gGGGCAGTAAGGCCATGGAAGCCGCTTCCAGTGCGTATTACAACCCCGCCAACCCACACAATGTGTACATGCCCATG GATCAGCCACCTCCTTATGCACCTCCTGAGGATAAGAAGAACAACTAA
- the WBP2NL gene encoding postacrosomal sheath WW domain-binding protein isoform X2, which translates to MLYLTPYRMIFVSKGKDPMLSFMMPFYLVKGCSIEQPVFSANYIKGQIQAEAGGGWEGQGTFKLTFNSGGAIEFGQLMFKAASNASSGVPLQNPGYGYTPVPGGYTPTPPAPGGYSSVPGGYAAPPPPNGPYPYAPPPMNAYGPSPQPMGYPYAQTPGIYPPLPNMNPMYVPPPPPYSGPSPAGPSAPSAPPAWVGPGMPGGSKAMEAASSAYYNPANPHNVYMPMDQPPPYAPPEDKKNN; encoded by the exons ATGCTGTATCTCACCCCTTACAGG ATGATCTTTGTGTCGAAGGGCAAGGATCCTATGCTGTCTTTCATGATGCCGTTTTATTTGGTGAAAGGATGCTCAATCGAGCAGCCTGTTTTCTCTGCCAACTACATCAAAGGACAGATTCAAGCCGAGGCAGGAG GTggctgggaagggcaggggaCATTTAAACTGACTTTCAACAGTGGAGGAGCAATTGAGTTTGGACAGCTGATGTTCAAAGCTGCCTCTAATG CTTCTAGTGGCGTTCCTCTCCAGAACCCTGGCTATGGCTACACACCTGTGCCCGGAGGGTACACACCCACCCCGCCTGCTCCTGGGGGTTATTCGTCTGTGCCGGGGGGCTATGCTGCTCCTCCACCACCAAACGGACCCTATCCTTATGCACCACCTCCGATGAATGCCTATGGACCTTCTCCACAGCCTATGGGATATCCATATGCCCAGACTCCAG GTATTTACCCACCACTTCCAAACATGAACCCCATGTATgtgccaccccctcccccctACTCTGGGCCATCTCCTGCAGGACCCTCAGccccctcagctcccccagcCTGGGTGGGCCCAGGAATGCCAG gGGGCAGTAAGGCCATGGAAGCCGCTTCCAGTGCGTATTACAACCCCGCCAACCCACACAATGTGTACATGCCCATG GATCAGCCACCTCCTTATGCACCTCCTGAGGATAAGAAGAACAACTAA
- the NAGA gene encoding alpha-N-acetylgalactosaminidase isoform X1 yields MGSAVLSGLALALALALALALALALPSVALENGLALTPPMGWLAWERFRCNVDCRADPRNCISETLFFEMADRLAEDGWRELGYEYINIDDCWSAKQRDVAGRLVPDPERFPRGIKALADYVHARGLKLGIYGDLGTLTCGGYPGTTLDRVELDAQTFAEWGVDMLKLDGCYSSGEEQAQGYPEMARALNATGRPIVYSCSWPAYQGGLPPKVNYTILANVCNLWRNYDDIQDSWDSVLSILDWFSTNQDVLQPAAGPGHWNDPDMLIIGNFGLSYEQSRSQMALWTVMAAPLLMSTDLRTISPSAKEILQNRLMIQINQDPLGIQGRRIVKEKSHIEVFLRPLSQAASALVFFSRRTDMPFLYTTSLAKLHFPQDAVYEVQDVYSGKIMSGLKTGDNFSVVINPSGVVMWYLYPTALPAQPWHVVGQQAPGEGFRPVLL; encoded by the exons ATGGGGTCAGCGGTGCTGAGCGGgctggccttggccttggccttggccttggccttggccctggccctggccctgcccTCCGTGGCCCTGGAGAACGGGCTGGCGCTCACCCCCCCCATGGGCTGGCTGGCCTGGGAGAGGTTCCGCTGCAACGTGGACTGCCGGGCGGATCCCCGCAACTGCATCAG TGAGACACTCTTCTTCGAGATGGCAGACCGCCTGGCAGAGGAtggctggagggagctgggctaCGAGTACATCAACATTGACGACTGCTGGTCTGCCAAGCAGCGGGATGTGGCGGGACGGCTGGTTCCTGACCCAGAGAGGTTTCCCAGGGGGATTAAGGCTCTGGCTGACTAC GTCCACGCCCGGGGCCTGAAGCTGGGCATTTATGGTGACTTGGGCACCCTCACCTGTGGGGGCTACCCAGGCACCACACTGGACCGTGTGGAGCTGGATGCCCAGACCTTTGCAGAGTGGGGTGTGGACATGCTGAAGCTGGATGGGTGCTACTCGTCGGGAGAGGAGCAGGCACAGG GCTACCCAGAAATGGCGAGGGCCTTGAACGCCACAGGCCGCCCCATCGTCTACTCCTGCAGCTGGCCAGCATATCAGGGGGGGCTCCCCCCCAAG GTGAACTACACCATCCTGGCAAATGTCTGCAACCTGTGGCGTAACTATGACGACATCCAGGACTCCTGGGACAGTGTACTTTCCATCCTGGACTGGTTCTCCACAAACCAGGATGTGCTGCAGCCGGCAGCTGGCCCTGGCCACTGGAATGACCCAGACATG CTTATCATTGGAAACTTTGGCCTTAGCTATGAGCAGTCACGCTCCCAAATGGCCTTGTGGACAGTGATGGCAGCTCCACTCCTCATGTCCACAGATCTTCGCACCATCTCCCCGAGCGCCAAGGAGATCCTGCAGAACCGCCTGATGATCCAGATCAACCAGGACCCCCTGGGAATCCAGGGGCGCAGGATTGTCAAG GAGAAATCCCACATCGAGGTGTTCCTGCGCCCGCTGTCCCAGGCTGCCAGCGCCCTTGTCTTCTTCAGCCGGAGGACAGATATGCCCTTCCTCTACACCACCAGCTTGGCCAAGCTCCACTTTCCCCAGGATGCCGTGTATGAG GTACAAGATGTGTACAGTGGGAAGATCATGAGTGGCTTAAAAACAGGAGACAACTTCTCGGTCGTTATTAACCCCTCGGGGGTGGTGATGTGGTATCTCTACCCCACGGCGCTCCCGGCGCAGCCCTGGCACGTTGTCGGACAGCAAGCCCCCGGCGAGGGTTTCCGCCCAGTCCTCCTGTGA
- the NAGA gene encoding alpha-N-acetylgalactosaminidase isoform X2: protein MRPTPLRVPPGSHRRGAQSPPILPVETLFFEMADRLAEDGWRELGYEYINIDDCWSAKQRDVAGRLVPDPERFPRGIKALADYVHARGLKLGIYGDLGTLTCGGYPGTTLDRVELDAQTFAEWGVDMLKLDGCYSSGEEQAQGYPEMARALNATGRPIVYSCSWPAYQGGLPPKVNYTILANVCNLWRNYDDIQDSWDSVLSILDWFSTNQDVLQPAAGPGHWNDPDMLIIGNFGLSYEQSRSQMALWTVMAAPLLMSTDLRTISPSAKEILQNRLMIQINQDPLGIQGRRIVKEKSHIEVFLRPLSQAASALVFFSRRTDMPFLYTTSLAKLHFPQDAVYEVQDVYSGKIMSGLKTGDNFSVVINPSGVVMWYLYPTALPAQPWHVVGQQAPGEGFRPVLL, encoded by the exons ATGCGGCCGACACCCCTCCGGGTACCCCCAGGGTCCCACCGCCGGGGGGCCCAAAGCCCCCCCATCCTGCCAGT TGAGACACTCTTCTTCGAGATGGCAGACCGCCTGGCAGAGGAtggctggagggagctgggctaCGAGTACATCAACATTGACGACTGCTGGTCTGCCAAGCAGCGGGATGTGGCGGGACGGCTGGTTCCTGACCCAGAGAGGTTTCCCAGGGGGATTAAGGCTCTGGCTGACTAC GTCCACGCCCGGGGCCTGAAGCTGGGCATTTATGGTGACTTGGGCACCCTCACCTGTGGGGGCTACCCAGGCACCACACTGGACCGTGTGGAGCTGGATGCCCAGACCTTTGCAGAGTGGGGTGTGGACATGCTGAAGCTGGATGGGTGCTACTCGTCGGGAGAGGAGCAGGCACAGG GCTACCCAGAAATGGCGAGGGCCTTGAACGCCACAGGCCGCCCCATCGTCTACTCCTGCAGCTGGCCAGCATATCAGGGGGGGCTCCCCCCCAAG GTGAACTACACCATCCTGGCAAATGTCTGCAACCTGTGGCGTAACTATGACGACATCCAGGACTCCTGGGACAGTGTACTTTCCATCCTGGACTGGTTCTCCACAAACCAGGATGTGCTGCAGCCGGCAGCTGGCCCTGGCCACTGGAATGACCCAGACATG CTTATCATTGGAAACTTTGGCCTTAGCTATGAGCAGTCACGCTCCCAAATGGCCTTGTGGACAGTGATGGCAGCTCCACTCCTCATGTCCACAGATCTTCGCACCATCTCCCCGAGCGCCAAGGAGATCCTGCAGAACCGCCTGATGATCCAGATCAACCAGGACCCCCTGGGAATCCAGGGGCGCAGGATTGTCAAG GAGAAATCCCACATCGAGGTGTTCCTGCGCCCGCTGTCCCAGGCTGCCAGCGCCCTTGTCTTCTTCAGCCGGAGGACAGATATGCCCTTCCTCTACACCACCAGCTTGGCCAAGCTCCACTTTCCCCAGGATGCCGTGTATGAG GTACAAGATGTGTACAGTGGGAAGATCATGAGTGGCTTAAAAACAGGAGACAACTTCTCGGTCGTTATTAACCCCTCGGGGGTGGTGATGTGGTATCTCTACCCCACGGCGCTCCCGGCGCAGCCCTGGCACGTTGTCGGACAGCAAGCCCCCGGCGAGGGTTTCCGCCCAGTCCTCCTGTGA
- the PHETA2 gene encoding sesquipedalian-2 yields the protein MKLNERSVAHYATCDSPADHAGFLRKRVERHHHHAHHHHATSYQRRWFVLKGNLLFYFEERESREPVGLVVLEGCTVELCEAAEEFAFAIRFDDAGARAYVLVADGQAAMEAWVKALSRASFDYMRLVVRELEKQLEEACKSLAACRKSPRRSSSSGRKRHLSNPALLPLQEKPAILENGYSTWGSGGGVPGEATCPDRDGGHVKPPPLPPRRRSAASSATGSPAPGLSPAMPESPVSPETACFSKLHSWYGQEIAALRREWQERQKRGHP from the coding sequence ATGAAGCTGAACGAGCGGAGCGTGGCTCACTACGCCACCTGTGACTCGCCCGCCGACCATGCCGGCTTCCTCCGCAAGCGGGTGGAGCGGCACCACCACCATGCCCACCACCACCACGCCACCTCCTACCAGCGCCGCTGGTTCGTCCTCAAGGGCAACCTCCTCTTCTACTTCGAGGAGCGGGAGAGCCGGGAGCCTGTGGGGCTGGTGGTTCTGGAGGGCTGCACCGTGGAGCTGTGCGAGGCCGCTGAGGAGTTCGCCTTTGCCATCCGCTTTGACGACGCTGGCGCCAGGGCTTACGTGCTGGTGGCTGATGGGCAGGCTGCCATGGAGGCCTGGGTGAAGGCGCTCTCGCGGGCCAGCTTCGACTACATGCGGCTGGTGGTGAGGGAGCTCgagaagcagctggaggaggccTGCAAGAGCTTGGCCGCTTGCCGCAAGTCTCCACGGAGGTCCTCCTCCTCTGGGAGGAAGAGGCACCTCTCCAACCCTGCCTTGCTGCCTCTCCAGGAGAAGCCTGCCATCCTGGAGAATGGTTACTCCACGTGGGGTAGTGGTGGTGGCGTCCCTGGGGAGGCCACCTGCCCTGACCGTGATGGGGGGCATGTGAAGCCCCCACCCCTGCCTCCACGCCGACGCTCTGCCGCCAGCAGCGCCACGGGGTCCCCGGCGCCTGGCCTCTCGCCAGCCATGCCGGAGAGCCCGGTGTCACCAGAGACGGCCTGCTTCTCCAAGCTGCACAGCTGGTACGGGCAGGAGATCGCCGCGCTGAGACGGGAGTGgcaggagaggcagaagagggGACACCCATGA
- the SMDT1 gene encoding essential MCU regulator, mitochondrial has product MAAAGGRLLAAAVAYSGRAGWVGPRRTPTVPLVPSRSATVTRSGAILPKPVKTPFGLLRVFSVVIPFLYVGTQISKNFAALLEEHDIFVPEDDDDDD; this is encoded by the exons ATGGCAGCGGCAGGCGGGCGGCTTCTGGCGGCGGCCGTGGCTTACTCGGGGCGAGCGGGCTGGGTCGGGCCGCGCCGCACCCCGACCGTGCCGCTTGTGCCTTCCCGGAGCGCCACCGTCACCCGGAGCGGCGCCATTTTGCCCAAGCCGGTTAAG ACGCCCTTCGGCCTCCTCAGAGTATTCAGCGTGGTGATCCCCTTCCTGTACGTTGGGACTCAGATCAGTAAGAACTTCGCAGCCCTACTTGAAGAACATGATATCTTTGTCCCAGAGGATGACGATGATGATGATTAA
- the NDUFA6 gene encoding NADH dehydrogenase [ubiquinone] 1 alpha subcomplex subunit 6, which yields MAVAGRGAVSAAVKPIFSRDLGEAKRRVRELYRAWYREVPNTVHLYQLDITVKQGRNKVREMFLKNANVTDPRVIDMLVIKGKMDLQETIHVWKQRTHIMRYFHETETPRPKDFLSKFYAGHDP from the exons ATGGCGGTAGCGGGTAGAGGAGCGGTGTCTGCCGCGGTGAAACCCATCTTCAGCCGGGACCTGGGCGAGGCGAAGCGGCGCGTGAGGGAGCTGTACCGGGCCTGGTACCGCGAGGTGCCCAACACGG TACACCTATACCAGCTGGACATCACGGTGAAACAGGGGCGTAACAAGGTGCGGGAGATGTTCCTGAAGAATGCCAACGTTACAGATCCACGGGTGATAGATATGCTGGTTATTAAG GGAAAGATGGATCTTCAAGAAACCATTCATGTATGGAAGCAGAGGACTCACATCATGAGGTATTTCCATGAGACGGAAACCCCACGACCTAAAGACTTTCTGTCCAAATTCTATGCAGGCCATGATCCCTGA